A genomic stretch from Limnobacter thiooxidans includes:
- a CDS encoding aminopeptidase — MKRLWVYLTLALCAGLLNGCSTGAYFWQATAGHLKILAAAQDINELIDKPDTPDTLKKQLRHITQIRAFSVSTLALPDNTSYTRYTQLDRPFVVWNVVASPVDSLDLKTWCFPVTGCISYKGFYQEVDAVKLAVSLRREGLDVAVLGVPAYSTLGFTPDPVLSSFVNYPAGELARLVFHELAHQVVYIADDTTFNESFATAVEELGLEEWLAQPGQETLRVLYGEFDGRRRAFRALLSRAQTDLKQIYANEGKVAQSVVLEAKSMRMSQLRADYLALKAEWGGWSGYDRFMSEDLNNAKLAVSGLYNQHVPGFKGLFEWCGRDFPRFYGAVESLGQRSKEERDQVLNTLVHAPQKRPVSACSEGGFDAILQHGPPVLKDHK, encoded by the coding sequence GTGAAGCGGTTATGGGTGTATTTGACATTGGCGTTGTGCGCAGGTCTTCTGAATGGATGCAGCACTGGTGCGTATTTTTGGCAAGCCACTGCCGGCCATTTGAAAATTCTTGCTGCGGCGCAAGACATCAATGAATTGATTGACAAGCCCGACACACCAGATACGCTTAAAAAACAACTCCGTCACATTACTCAGATCCGGGCTTTTTCAGTCTCGACTCTGGCCCTGCCAGACAACACCAGTTATACCCGTTACACCCAGCTTGACCGCCCCTTTGTTGTGTGGAATGTGGTCGCTTCGCCTGTGGATAGCCTGGATTTGAAGACCTGGTGTTTTCCTGTCACGGGTTGCATTTCCTACAAGGGTTTTTATCAGGAAGTGGATGCGGTGAAGCTTGCTGTTTCGCTGCGGCGCGAAGGTCTTGATGTGGCCGTGCTTGGGGTGCCTGCGTATTCAACCTTGGGATTTACACCCGACCCGGTGTTGAGCAGTTTCGTGAACTACCCTGCTGGTGAGTTGGCCCGGCTTGTTTTTCACGAGTTGGCGCACCAGGTGGTGTACATTGCGGACGACACTACTTTTAACGAAAGTTTTGCTACAGCCGTAGAGGAATTGGGGCTTGAAGAATGGCTTGCTCAGCCTGGGCAGGAAACATTGCGGGTGCTGTATGGCGAGTTTGATGGACGCCGCCGCGCATTTCGGGCCCTGCTTTCAAGGGCGCAGACCGATTTGAAACAAATTTACGCGAATGAGGGTAAGGTCGCGCAGAGCGTGGTGTTGGAAGCCAAGTCAATGCGCATGAGTCAACTACGAGCGGACTATCTCGCATTGAAAGCAGAATGGGGTGGTTGGTCTGGTTACGACCGTTTCATGTCCGAGGATTTGAACAATGCAAAATTGGCGGTTTCCGGTTTGTACAACCAGCATGTGCCTGGCTTCAAAGGGTTGTTTGAATGGTGTGGCAGAGACTTTCCGCGCTTTTACGGGGCAGTTGAATCACTAGGGCAACGTTCCAAAGAGGAACGGGATCAGGTGTTGAACACGCTCGTTCATGCGCCACAAAAGCGACCGGTCTCTGCGTGTTCAGAGGGTGGTTTCGACGCCATTCTTCAGCACGGGCCGCCCGTCCTCAAAGACCACAAATGA
- a CDS encoding class II glutamine amidotransferase, which produces MCQLLGMNCNTPTDIQFSFEGFAKRGGLTDEHVDGWGIAFFEESAARCFIDHRPASDSPVAELIRNYPIRSCNVISHIRKATVGQVKLQNCHPFIRELWGQAWVFAHNGDLKNFAPTLQGDYLPIGETDSEQAFCLLLQTLKNEFGYRNAENRPGAKEIEAVLRPVCEKIAEHGTFNMLMSNGQTMYTHCSTKLEYIVRAYPFKQAHLVDCDLQVDFGTVTTQNDRVAVIATAALTDNEVWTPFDTNSFVVFEDGRPVLKNGVETTL; this is translated from the coding sequence ATGTGTCAATTGCTAGGCATGAATTGCAATACACCAACCGACATTCAATTTTCATTTGAAGGCTTCGCCAAACGTGGCGGCCTCACCGATGAACACGTGGATGGCTGGGGCATTGCCTTCTTTGAGGAATCTGCTGCCCGATGCTTCATCGATCACCGCCCGGCATCCGACTCACCCGTGGCTGAGTTAATCCGCAATTATCCCATTCGATCCTGCAACGTAATCTCGCACATTAGAAAGGCAACTGTCGGGCAGGTCAAACTGCAAAACTGTCACCCCTTCATTCGGGAATTGTGGGGTCAAGCCTGGGTATTTGCCCACAATGGCGACTTGAAGAATTTTGCCCCCACCCTACAAGGCGACTATCTACCAATCGGAGAAACTGACAGTGAACAGGCGTTTTGCCTATTGCTGCAAACCCTCAAAAACGAGTTTGGATATAGAAATGCCGAGAACCGGCCTGGTGCAAAAGAAATTGAAGCTGTGTTGCGCCCTGTGTGCGAAAAAATTGCCGAGCACGGCACATTCAACATGTTGATGTCCAATGGACAAACCATGTACACCCACTGCTCGACCAAGCTGGAATACATTGTTCGGGCTTATCCTTTCAAACAGGCCCATCTGGTGGACTGTGACCTGCAAGTCGACTTCGGTACCGTGACCACCCAAAATGACCGAGTCGCAGTGATAGCCACTGCAGCCTTGACAGACAATGAGGTCTGGACACCGTTTGACACAAACTCATTTGTGGTCTTTGAGGACGGGCGGCCCGTGCTGAAGAATGGCGTCGAAACCACCCTCTGA
- a CDS encoding glycerate kinase type-2 family protein codes for MSERDDFFKALLTQVFEAGVLAAQPQRAIESAWHEHLLPWLEQLAPERERIWVFGAGKAAASMAKALEDVAGSTEALQGFVVTRRGHAVKTNVIEVVQAAHPVPDEDGQRAARRLYKAISEVPSSDAVIALVSGGGSSLLSVPVKDIPFVDLQQLNRALLSCGAPIDEMNIVRKHVTQTLGGQLAQVCRAPVFQLLISDVPGDDPSSIASGPFSPDESTFHDAVEVLRRWEVQVPHSISRYLDKGVRGGVPDTPKRSSLVFRKVRTQLLASNLKSLEAATELLESKGYRVLNLGDTLEGEARDVARVHAAIVRQAATGQGGWPTGPLAILSGGECTVTLNDTQLRQARGGRNSEFLLALAFYLRDLKAEVEIAAMAADTDGIDGIGGHAGALMLPGDKLLCKAAKLAPQLHLDQHTSYDYFKQLDRLLMTGPTMTNVNDLRVILIGEP; via the coding sequence ATGTCGGAGAGGGATGATTTCTTCAAGGCGCTGCTGACGCAGGTTTTTGAGGCAGGTGTATTGGCGGCTCAACCGCAACGGGCGATTGAATCGGCTTGGCATGAGCATTTGCTGCCTTGGCTGGAACAGCTTGCACCAGAGCGTGAGCGCATTTGGGTGTTTGGCGCAGGCAAGGCCGCTGCCTCGATGGCCAAGGCGCTGGAAGATGTGGCCGGAAGTACCGAGGCGCTTCAGGGCTTTGTCGTCACCAGGCGTGGGCATGCAGTAAAAACAAATGTCATCGAGGTAGTACAGGCCGCGCATCCTGTTCCGGATGAAGATGGTCAGCGTGCTGCGCGCAGATTGTACAAGGCCATTTCAGAAGTCCCCTCCAGCGATGCTGTGATTGCGCTGGTTTCCGGTGGTGGGTCGAGTCTCTTGAGTGTGCCGGTCAAAGACATTCCCTTTGTCGATTTGCAGCAATTGAATCGCGCCTTGTTGTCTTGTGGGGCGCCCATCGACGAAATGAATATTGTCAGGAAACACGTCACACAAACACTGGGTGGTCAGTTGGCTCAGGTTTGTCGCGCGCCGGTGTTTCAGTTGCTAATCTCCGACGTGCCGGGCGATGACCCATCATCCATTGCTTCGGGGCCATTCAGTCCGGATGAAAGTACTTTTCACGATGCCGTGGAAGTGCTGCGCCGCTGGGAAGTTCAGGTTCCGCATTCCATTTCGCGTTACCTGGACAAGGGCGTGCGTGGAGGCGTGCCAGATACACCCAAGCGCAGTTCTCTGGTTTTCAGGAAAGTACGAACCCAACTGTTGGCGAGTAACTTGAAATCACTGGAAGCGGCCACTGAGTTGCTGGAGTCAAAGGGATACAGGGTTTTAAACCTCGGTGACACCTTGGAAGGCGAAGCCCGGGATGTTGCACGAGTGCACGCGGCGATTGTGCGCCAGGCGGCGACTGGGCAAGGCGGATGGCCAACCGGACCGTTGGCAATTCTTAGCGGTGGGGAGTGCACTGTCACTCTGAATGACACCCAGCTTCGACAAGCGAGAGGCGGCAGGAATTCCGAGTTTTTGCTGGCGCTTGCGTTTTACTTGCGCGACCTGAAAGCAGAGGTGGAGATCGCCGCCATGGCTGCCGATACAGATGGGATTGATGGCATTGGTGGGCATGCGGGCGCCTTGATGCTGCCTGGTGACAAACTACTTTGCAAGGCAGCCAAGTTGGCGCCGCAGTTGCACCTGGATCAACACACCAGCTATGACTATTTCAAGCAACTGGATCGTTTGCTGATGACTGGGCCGACGATGACCAACGTGAATGATTTGCGTGTGATTCTGATCGGCGAACCCTGA
- the pyrC gene encoding dihydroorotase: protein MIQTIQIAPPDDWHLHLRDGEALEHVVAATALNFRRAIVMPNLKPPVTTVEQAIAYKGRIHAAVEKACASGTYSPEQQAVMAKFEPLMVLYLTGATSPSEIEKAALSGVVKAVKLYPAGATTNSDAGVSDLLGQCGEVLKAMEVCGLPLLVHGEVTDPNVDVFDREAAFVDSVMKPLRKQFPNLRVVFEHITTKQAVDFVTEHSARDSQGRLLLAATITPQHLLYNRNAIFKGGLQPHWYCLPVLKREVHRQALLKAATSGLPQFFLGTDSAPHAKHLKEMSCGCAGCYSAPYAMPMYAEAFEQMGALEDSRLFEQFCSLNGPAFYGLPVNEGIYELKREPMEIPERLPFVTDSGIVPLRAGETLDWTVTRLS, encoded by the coding sequence ATGATTCAGACTATTCAAATTGCCCCCCCAGACGATTGGCACTTGCATTTGCGAGATGGAGAGGCACTTGAGCATGTGGTTGCCGCCACTGCCCTGAATTTTCGCAGAGCGATTGTAATGCCCAATTTGAAGCCCCCGGTTACTACTGTGGAGCAGGCGATTGCGTACAAAGGTCGCATTCATGCCGCTGTTGAAAAGGCTTGCGCCAGCGGCACCTATTCGCCCGAGCAGCAGGCGGTGATGGCAAAGTTCGAGCCCCTGATGGTGCTTTACCTGACTGGTGCAACCAGCCCTTCAGAAATTGAAAAGGCAGCCCTCAGTGGTGTGGTGAAGGCGGTGAAATTGTACCCGGCTGGTGCAACCACAAATTCAGACGCAGGGGTGTCTGATTTGTTGGGGCAATGTGGTGAGGTGCTCAAGGCGATGGAGGTTTGTGGTTTGCCCCTGCTGGTACACGGGGAAGTCACTGATCCGAATGTGGATGTGTTCGATCGTGAAGCGGCTTTTGTGGACAGCGTGATGAAACCCCTTCGGAAACAGTTCCCGAACCTGCGCGTGGTTTTTGAACACATCACCACCAAGCAGGCGGTTGATTTTGTAACAGAACATTCCGCGCGCGATTCGCAAGGGCGATTGTTGCTGGCTGCAACGATCACGCCCCAACATCTGCTGTACAACCGCAACGCAATTTTTAAAGGTGGATTGCAGCCGCATTGGTATTGTTTGCCTGTTCTGAAGCGGGAGGTTCATCGCCAAGCTTTGTTGAAAGCAGCCACCAGCGGATTGCCGCAGTTCTTTCTGGGCACAGACAGTGCTCCACATGCCAAGCACCTCAAGGAAATGTCGTGCGGTTGTGCGGGTTGTTATTCAGCGCCTTACGCCATGCCGATGTACGCGGAAGCTTTTGAGCAAATGGGTGCCTTGGAAGACAGCAGATTGTTTGAGCAATTCTGCAGCCTGAACGGCCCCGCGTTTTATGGTCTGCCTGTGAATGAAGGAATTTACGAGTTAAAGCGTGAGCCCATGGAAATTCCGGAGCGTTTACCCTTTGTGACGGATTCCGGCATTGTGCCGCTTCGCGCCGGCGAAACGCTGGATTGGACTGTGACTCGTTTGTCCTGA
- the mraZ gene encoding division/cell wall cluster transcriptional repressor MraZ, with protein MYQGSSSLSMDAKGRMNVPQKHRDALLAQCEGALTLTKHPNGCLLMFPRPVWEQHREKIAAWPMSARPWQRIFLGFATDVEIDSAGRILVSPELREAASLSKEVMLLGMGSHFEVWDSTLLRVEEEKAIAAGMPEALNEFSF; from the coding sequence GTGTATCAGGGTAGTTCTTCCTTGTCGATGGATGCAAAAGGGCGCATGAACGTGCCGCAAAAGCATCGAGACGCATTGCTTGCGCAATGTGAGGGAGCCTTGACGCTGACAAAACACCCCAATGGCTGTTTGCTGATGTTTCCGCGCCCTGTGTGGGAGCAACATCGCGAGAAAATCGCGGCATGGCCCATGTCTGCGCGCCCCTGGCAGCGAATTTTTCTTGGTTTTGCAACCGATGTGGAAATTGACTCGGCGGGTCGAATTCTGGTTTCCCCGGAATTGCGCGAGGCTGCCTCGCTAAGCAAAGAGGTCATGTTGTTGGGCATGGGCAGTCACTTTGAAGTTTGGGATTCCACGTTGCTGCGTGTGGAAGAGGAAAAGGCAATTGCTGCAGGCATGCCTGAAGCACTGAACGAATTCAGCTTCTAA
- the rsmH gene encoding 16S rRNA (cytosine(1402)-N(4))-methyltransferase RsmH: MASTFEHIPVLLQPTVDALLHHPDGVYLDCTFGRGGHSRALLAKLSTAGRLIALDRDPQAVQAMGQIEDARFQGVRCAFADLESALDSLGLDQVDGILMDIGVSSPQIDQADRGFSFRRDGPLDMRMDPQTGESAADFLARAEAREIKEVIKNYGEERFAVQIAAAIVARREERAIATTLDLAQIVAGAVRTREPGQDPATRTFQALRIHVNQELAQLEQGLTAAFKRLKVGGRLAVISFHSLEDRITKQFIEKLANPKSQQDARLRKLPLPEPMPLMKKLERIKPTREESELNPRSRSSVLRVAEKLAELPAASSGKRAVWAD, encoded by the coding sequence ATGGCCAGCACCTTCGAACACATTCCCGTGCTTCTGCAGCCCACGGTTGATGCCCTGTTGCATCATCCTGATGGTGTCTATCTGGACTGTACCTTTGGTCGTGGCGGACACAGCCGCGCACTGTTGGCCAAGCTGTCAACAGCAGGTCGACTGATTGCCCTTGATCGTGATCCACAGGCGGTTCAAGCCATGGGCCAGATTGAAGACGCCCGGTTTCAAGGGGTGCGTTGTGCTTTTGCGGATCTGGAATCTGCCTTGGACTCATTGGGTTTGGATCAGGTAGATGGCATCTTGATGGACATTGGCGTGTCCTCCCCACAGATTGATCAAGCCGACCGGGGTTTCAGCTTTCGCAGGGACGGCCCCCTGGACATGCGAATGGATCCACAGACTGGAGAGTCTGCGGCCGATTTTCTTGCTCGGGCCGAGGCTCGGGAAATCAAAGAGGTAATAAAAAATTATGGGGAAGAACGGTTTGCTGTTCAGATTGCAGCAGCGATTGTTGCTCGCCGCGAGGAGCGGGCGATCGCTACAACACTCGACCTTGCCCAGATCGTGGCAGGGGCAGTTCGCACGAGGGAGCCGGGCCAGGACCCTGCAACGCGCACCTTTCAGGCTTTACGGATTCACGTCAACCAGGAGCTTGCGCAGCTCGAACAAGGTTTAACGGCAGCATTCAAGCGCTTGAAGGTAGGTGGTCGCCTGGCGGTCATCAGTTTTCACTCCCTTGAAGACCGCATTACCAAGCAGTTTATTGAAAAGCTGGCCAACCCTAAATCACAGCAAGATGCGCGGTTGAGGAAGTTGCCGTTGCCCGAGCCTATGCCCTTGATGAAAAAGCTGGAGCGAATCAAGCCCACGCGTGAAGAGTCAGAGTTGAACCCACGCTCGCGTTCATCCGTGCTGCGTGTGGCTGAGAAATTGGCCGAGTTGCCCGCCGCGTCTTCGGGAAAGAGGGCTGTATGGGCAGACTGA
- the ftsL gene encoding cell division protein FtsL, which translates to MGRLNIFLLALVIFCAMVVVEQQHAARSLFVALGQEQQAEHQIEVAFTRLQLQQVTLAKGERVDAVARTELGMSPPAPGSVVFMPLDGGFQYE; encoded by the coding sequence ATGGGCAGACTGAATATTTTTCTGCTGGCTTTGGTGATCTTCTGCGCAATGGTGGTGGTTGAGCAGCAACATGCTGCTCGATCCCTGTTTGTGGCGTTGGGTCAGGAGCAACAGGCTGAACACCAGATAGAGGTGGCATTCACCCGTCTTCAGTTACAACAGGTGACACTGGCCAAGGGCGAGCGTGTGGATGCGGTTGCAAGAACCGAATTGGGTATGAGTCCGCCTGCACCCGGATCGGTTGTCTTTATGCCATTGGACGGGGGCTTTCAATATGAGTAA
- a CDS encoding peptidoglycan D,D-transpeptidase FtsI family protein — translation MSKAVRFGGSDLLEMRLPAWRSRFVLLFIFLAFAGLIARAAYLQIISNDFLQEQGAKRLERTLPLQANRGSLLDRNKVVLAQSVPAQAVWYDARRIGEAKDDELRKLAEILGLKSDRMIKQMRADNKRAFVYLDRQVDSDVAQKAKALKIPGLGFITESKRYYPQGETMAHLVGFTSIEDKGQEGVELAFNAHLTGVDGERNVIRDRLGNVIEDIRELRPPVNGQDLVLSVDADVQYIVLSELKKAVEFHKAKAAAAVVLDAKTGELLAMANIPTYDPNSRGQLHGEKLRNRVFTDMFEPGSTLKPFGVALAMNQGKVKASTKIDTGNGRMSIGPATITDTKPHGVMTVEEIIQKSSNVGTSKIVLEIERKDLWDFFNQLGFGQTPSIAFPGSVAGRVRPWNKWRPIEQATMSYGHGISVSLIQLAQSYTIFANKGQFVPASLVKRGPQDSVVSHQVVSAQVADSMLHMLELASGPEGTAPKAQVQGYRVAGKTGTAHKQEGGRYINKYVSSYVGLAPVSDPRVIVAIMVDEPKSGVYYGGLVAAPIFSVITKSVLTRLNVQPDAIEPASQLRKMVSAPSGRQL, via the coding sequence ATGAGTAAAGCAGTCCGGTTTGGTGGTTCAGATTTGCTTGAAATGCGATTGCCTGCGTGGCGGTCGCGTTTTGTTTTGCTGTTTATCTTTCTCGCGTTCGCAGGTCTGATCGCTCGCGCTGCGTACCTCCAGATTATTTCCAATGATTTCCTGCAAGAGCAGGGAGCCAAGCGTCTTGAGCGCACTTTGCCGTTGCAGGCCAATCGCGGCAGTCTGCTGGATCGCAACAAGGTTGTTCTGGCGCAAAGTGTTCCGGCACAGGCTGTGTGGTACGACGCACGCCGAATTGGTGAGGCAAAAGACGATGAGCTGCGCAAGCTGGCGGAAATTCTTGGCTTGAAATCAGATCGCATGATCAAACAGATGCGTGCCGATAACAAACGGGCTTTTGTGTATCTGGACCGCCAGGTCGATTCAGATGTTGCACAGAAAGCAAAGGCGCTGAAAATCCCGGGACTTGGCTTTATTACTGAAAGCAAGCGCTATTACCCGCAGGGTGAAACAATGGCGCACCTTGTAGGATTCACCAGCATTGAAGACAAAGGCCAGGAGGGGGTTGAGCTGGCTTTTAACGCGCACCTGACCGGTGTGGATGGAGAGCGAAATGTGATCCGCGACCGCCTTGGCAATGTGATTGAAGACATTCGTGAACTGCGCCCCCCGGTGAATGGCCAGGATTTGGTGCTCTCTGTAGACGCAGATGTGCAGTACATCGTGCTGTCCGAATTGAAAAAAGCTGTGGAGTTCCACAAGGCCAAAGCCGCTGCCGCGGTGGTGCTGGATGCGAAAACAGGTGAGTTGCTGGCCATGGCCAACATTCCAACCTATGACCCCAACAGCCGAGGCCAGTTGCATGGCGAAAAGCTTCGCAATCGTGTTTTCACAGACATGTTTGAGCCGGGCTCAACCTTGAAGCCCTTTGGCGTTGCATTGGCGATGAACCAGGGCAAGGTGAAAGCTTCCACAAAAATAGACACGGGCAATGGACGCATGTCGATTGGCCCGGCAACCATCACTGACACCAAGCCGCATGGCGTGATGACCGTTGAGGAAATCATTCAAAAATCCAGCAACGTTGGCACTTCAAAAATTGTTCTTGAAATTGAACGCAAGGATCTTTGGGACTTTTTCAACCAGCTGGGTTTTGGGCAAACGCCATCCATCGCGTTTCCCGGTTCTGTTGCAGGTCGGGTTCGTCCCTGGAACAAATGGCGTCCCATTGAACAAGCCACCATGTCCTATGGCCATGGTATTTCAGTGTCACTGATTCAGCTCGCCCAGTCGTACACCATCTTTGCAAACAAGGGTCAGTTTGTGCCTGCTTCATTGGTCAAGCGCGGCCCACAAGACTCCGTGGTGTCTCATCAGGTGGTTAGTGCGCAGGTGGCAGACAGCATGTTGCACATGCTTGAGCTGGCATCCGGACCGGAAGGTACCGCGCCGAAGGCACAAGTTCAAGGCTACAGGGTCGCAGGTAAAACAGGAACGGCACACAAGCAGGAAGGTGGACGTTACATCAACAAGTATGTGTCGTCTTACGTGGGCTTGGCGCCGGTTTCCGATCCCAGAGTGATCGTGGCGATCATGGTTGATGAACCGAAGAGTGGTGTGTATTACGGTGGCCTGGTGGCAGCACCGATTTTTTCGGTCATTACCAAAAGTGTTCTTACCCGATTGAATGTTCAGCCCGATGCAATTGAGCCAGCCAGCCAGCTGCGCAAAATGGTTTCTGCACCCTCAGGGAGGCAGTTGTGA
- a CDS encoding UDP-N-acetylmuramoyl-L-alanyl-D-glutamate--2,6-diaminopimelate ligase: MISAYLHSVSEVLAELHERGFYADCSALVTDHRRLTGPRDVFLAVPGHKFDPRNLADDLLSNQRCGLVLVDYDDQRAYQSASVVPVMNLKGMLVDLASGYYKTASAEMTVIAVTGTNGKTTVTRWLAQALNGLGQKAAVIGTLGYGEPDDLKAHTGLTTPDVVGVHHLLHVLRGQQFDTVCIEASSIGLDQCRLANVRIDVAVFTNLSQDHLDYHGDMAAYARSKLILANWPTLRFAVVNSDDPVGVQFKSVVEGRKVNCVAVGTDPAAACQIVGASATNKGQRICLRYNDELAEIESPVIGRFNAENLALVFATLSQLGHAPEKLLSALDNVTPAPGRMQRIEGQPAVIVDYAHTPDALEKTLKAIQPYATQLKGKLWVVFGCGGDRDRAKRPIMGAVALANSDRVVLTSDNPRSENAEDIIKEIQVGLDPALCSVVTIEPDRVQAIEFAIGNADPQDVVLLAGKGHENTQTIGQQVIQHSDAECAQAMLAKRGAPCLR, translated from the coding sequence GTGATCAGCGCCTACCTGCACTCTGTGTCTGAAGTTCTGGCCGAATTGCATGAACGTGGTTTTTATGCGGATTGTTCAGCGTTGGTGACTGATCACCGTCGGCTTACCGGGCCAAGGGATGTGTTTCTCGCAGTGCCTGGGCACAAGTTTGATCCCCGGAATCTTGCAGACGATTTGTTGAGCAACCAGCGATGCGGTTTGGTTTTGGTGGATTACGACGACCAGCGAGCCTATCAAAGTGCAAGCGTGGTTCCCGTTATGAATCTGAAAGGCATGTTGGTCGACCTGGCCAGTGGGTATTACAAAACCGCCAGTGCCGAAATGACTGTGATCGCGGTTACCGGAACCAACGGAAAAACAACGGTCACTCGCTGGTTGGCACAGGCGCTGAATGGTTTGGGGCAGAAAGCTGCAGTGATTGGAACTTTGGGATACGGCGAGCCCGATGATCTGAAAGCTCACACAGGCTTGACCACGCCCGATGTGGTGGGTGTGCATCATCTGTTGCATGTGCTGCGTGGCCAGCAGTTTGACACGGTGTGTATTGAGGCTTCATCAATTGGTCTCGATCAGTGTCGCCTGGCCAACGTCAGGATTGATGTGGCTGTATTTACCAACCTGTCTCAGGATCACCTCGATTACCACGGCGACATGGCGGCTTATGCCCGGTCCAAGTTGATACTTGCAAACTGGCCTACCCTGCGTTTTGCCGTAGTGAACAGTGACGACCCTGTTGGAGTGCAGTTCAAGTCCGTGGTTGAGGGCAGAAAAGTAAACTGTGTGGCTGTGGGCACTGACCCGGCGGCAGCTTGTCAGATCGTTGGCGCCTCGGCCACAAACAAAGGTCAGCGAATTTGTTTGAGGTATAACGATGAACTGGCAGAAATTGAATCACCTGTGATTGGTCGGTTCAATGCAGAAAACCTGGCCTTGGTGTTCGCAACCCTAAGCCAATTGGGTCATGCACCGGAAAAGCTGTTGTCAGCCCTCGATAACGTGACACCGGCGCCTGGCCGCATGCAGCGAATTGAAGGGCAGCCCGCTGTCATTGTGGACTACGCGCACACCCCAGATGCCTTGGAAAAAACCCTGAAAGCCATTCAACCGTATGCGACTCAACTCAAAGGCAAGCTGTGGGTGGTGTTCGGTTGTGGCGGTGATCGGGATCGAGCCAAGCGCCCGATCATGGGTGCCGTGGCTTTGGCGAATTCAGACCGAGTGGTGCTGACTTCGGACAATCCTCGAAGTGAAAACGCGGAAGACATCATCAAGGAAATTCAAGTCGGCTTAGACCCGGCTTTGTGTAGTGTGGTGACAATCGAGCCAGACCGGGTTCAGGCCATCGAGTTTGCAATTGGCAATGCAGATCCTCAGGATGTTGTGCTGCTGGCTGGCAAAGGCCATGAGAATACGCAAACCATTGGGCAGCAGGTGATCCAGCATTCGGATGCTGAATGTGCCCAAGCCATGCTCGCCAAGCGAGGTGCCCCATGCTTGAGATGA